A single window of Malus sylvestris chromosome 5, drMalSylv7.2, whole genome shotgun sequence DNA harbors:
- the LOC126621180 gene encoding uncharacterized protein LOC126621180 isoform X1: MAVEPGRISLRRKTPEKRRSFSHRRRKEAEEEEEEEEEQCSKERQRQSPVADDEAEIYDGIRAAFPLSFGKQSKSQTSLEAIHNTTRRSVTNKPPGKPSSDAVKTNGLPSLSPFSQTWLSSLCTHKNLNPDPVSNENDDGEAMVGPPPPPPQSNLGDDDYDERDMIGPPRPPAGSSRDDYDSDSDSEANFENRFRIPLSNKIVLKGHTKVVSALAVDHTGSRVVSGSYDYSVRMYDFQGMDSSCSLSGSSSHRKATKFEPSAGVPQRIGFSVLRAQLRQRFMIVMDLLWGVCQRGHVYS, from the exons ATGGCTGTGGAGCCTGGACGCATAAGTCTTCGTCGGAAAACACCAGAAAAACGTCGAAGTTTCAGCCATCGACGACGAAAAGaagctgaagaagaagaagaagaagaagaagaacaatgcAGTAAAGAGAGACAGAGACAAAGTCCAGTGGCGGACGACGAGGCGGAGATATACGACGGAATTAGAGCTGCGTTTCCTCTCTCATTCGGGAAGCAATCCAAGTCTCAAACCTCTCTCGAAGCCATTCATAACACGACTCGCCGTTCCGTCACCAACAAACCTCCGGGAAAACCTTCCTCCGACGCTGTCAAAACGAATGGCCTCCCTTCTCTTTCCCCCTTCTCCCAAACCTGGCTCAGCTCCCTCTGCACCCACAAAAACCTTAACCCTGACCCCGTCTCTAACGAGAACGACGATGGCGAAGCCATGGTTGGACCaccccctccgccgccgcagTCCAATCTTGGCGACGACGATTACGACGAGCGTGATATGATTGGCCCACCGAGGCCGCCGGCGGGGTCCAGTAGGGACGACTACGATTCCGATTCCGATTCGGAGGCGAATTTCGAGAACAGGTTTCGGATTCCGCTGAGCAATAAGATTGTTCTCAAGGGCCACACAAAAGTCGTTTCTGCCCTCGCCGTCGATCACACTGGGTCTCGAGTTGTTTCCGGCAGCTACGACTACTCCGTGCGGATGTACGATTTCCAGGGAATGGATTCAAGTTGCAGTCTTTCCGGCAGCTCGAGCCATCGGAAGGCCACCAAGTTCGAACCATCAGCTGGAGTCCCACAGCGGATCGGTTTCTCTGTGTTACGGGCTCAGCTACGGCAAAG ATTTATGATCGTGATGGACTTACTCTGGGGAGTTTGTCAAAGGGGACATGTATATTCGTGA
- the LOC126622778 gene encoding uncharacterized protein LOC126622778 — MDRCVFGVSMTSKLRNSELDYESNIVIKSKLARPGRVPVTTCAWDRDGKRIAGGIGHGSIQVLAGISYFNNHSSELAHKWKYGTLSLDGGSRPDIHVQNSHSDDITGLKFSVDGRILLSRNLDGTLKVWDLRQMKDPLKAFEDLPNNYACFETRGLTPCNFSETLPSFWSPPRSKLRQVGGFWSTCSIRQGGGGHEAEALGRVVAVAAAHTPDQPSRKREREKALKDPLKAHKPELPMMGPGFGGRVGASKGSLLTQYLMKTWMDEDPREAILKYADVAAKEPKYIAPVYAQTQPEAVFAKSGSEDEEK; from the exons ATGGATCGCTGCGTATTTGGGGTGTCAATGACTTCAAAACTCAGAAACAG TGAATTGGATTACGAATCAAACATT GTAATCAAGTCAAAACTTGCTAGGCCTGGAAGAGTTCCGGTCACCACCTGTGCTTGGGATCGCGACGGAAAACGCATTGCTGGTGGTATAGGACATGGTTCTATACAGGTATTGGCTGGAATCTCTTACTTCAATAACCACAGTAGTGAATTAGCTCACAAATGGAA GTATGGAACCTTAAGCCTGGATGGGGGAAGTAGGCCAGATATACACGTTCAGAATAGTCATTCAGACGATATTACCGGGCTTAAATTTTCTGTGGATGGGAGAATTTTACTGTCAAGAAACCTTGATGGTACATTGAAG GTTTGGGATTTGCGTCAGATGAAGGATCCTCTTAAGGCGTTTGAGGATCTCCCAAACAACTATGCCtgt TTCGAAACCAGAGGTTTAACCCCCTGCAATTTCTCTGAAACCTTACCCAGTTTTTGGTCCCCTCCTCGGAGCAAACTCCGGCAAGTTGGTGGGTTCTGGAGCACTTGCTCAATTCGGCAAGGCGGTGGTGGTCACGAGGCAGAGGCATTGGGGAGAGTCGTCGCAGTCGCCGCCGCCCATACACC AGATCAGCCAAGCCGTAAGCGTGAGCGAGAGAAAGCACTGAAAGACCCACTGAAAGCCCATAAGCCCGAACTCCCCATGATGGGACCAGGTTTTGGTGGAAGAGTTGGCGCAAGTAAAGGAAGCTTATTGACCCAGTACCTCATGAAG ACGTGGATGGACGAAGATCCAAGAGAAGCCATACTCAAGTATGCAGATGTTGCAGCAAAAGAGCCTAAGTACATTGCACCAGTCTATGCGCAAACCCAGCCTGAAGCAGTTTTTGCAAAATCAGGCTCTGAGGATGAAGAGAAATGA